Proteins encoded together in one Salmo trutta chromosome 3, fSalTru1.1, whole genome shotgun sequence window:
- the LOC115178077 gene encoding nuclear receptor subfamily 1 group D member 2 codes for MGSIKPGGVIAYISSGSASSPESCLSDSCSSGYLCSSPPHPSLPSRAVGIMVDIARPTTAKHPRSHGTDKTGRSTSAKSSITKINGMVLLCKVCGDVASGFHYGVHACEGCKGFFRRSIQHSIRYKKCLKMENCTVIRINRNRCQQCRFKKCLAVGMSRDSVRFGRIPKREKQRMLLEMQNAMNNMMMNNNSQLHSTLHGTQSPPCPMEGLPNDASSSSPASSSSSISSSSGSNPSSPCSAQDSMETGSSSASSSSSDSGDDEVPPSRVCHQGTFAYRREQQQAIKEEPEESPSPVAGETVKDRRDSRMEELQESWNRCNEDARGYQPSCNSHQHVTNGPYREERVVYQQQPAQLNSTPSGRMPEDSYSLHHRSHNTMHKVQTVSNGYCGPSYSLQDHKTNLVTPSLYVDPSQRSQEIWEEFSLSFIPAVREVVGFAKRIPGFRDLSEYDQVSILKNGTFEVLMVRFASLFDMAERTVTFLTGKCYSLELLRSLRAGELLTSMCDFSEKLAALQLDKDEMSLFIAVVLVSADRSGIQDLKSVEALQDTLIRALRSLIMKNHANETTTFTKLLLKLPELRSLNNTHSEELLAFKVHS; via the exons ATGGGCTCAATCAAGCCTG GTGGTGTAATAGCCTACATCTCTTCTGGCTCCGCCTCCAGCCCGGAGTCCTGTTTGAGTGACAGCTGCAGCAGCGGCTACCTGTGCTCCTCTCCGCCTCATCCCTCACTGCCAAGCCGGGCAGTAGGAATCATGGTGGACATCGCCCGCCCTACCACAGCCAAGCACCCACGTAGCCACGGCACAGACAAGACTGGGCGATCCACCTCCGCCAAGAGCAGCATCACCA AGATCAACGGCATGGTGTTGTTGTGTAAGGTGTGCGGCGACGTGGCCTCGGGGTTTCACTATGGCGTCCACGCCTGCGAGGGCTGCAAG GGTTTCTTCAGGAGGAGCATCCAGCATAGCATCCGGTATAAGAAGTGCCTGAAGATGGAGAACTGCACCGTCATAAGGATCAACAGGAACCGCTGTCAGCAGTGCCGCTTCAAGAAGTGTCTGGCTGTGGGCATGTCTAGAGACT CTGTTAGGTTTGGCCGCATCCCAAAGAGAGAGAAGCAGCGCATGCTGCTGGAGATGCAGAACGCCATGAACAACATGATGATGAACAACAACAGCCAGCTCCACAGTACGCTCCACGGCACCCAGAGCCCACCCTGCCCCATGGAAGGGCTCCCCAATGACGCCAGCTCCTCTTCACCCGCCTCTTCTTCCTCATCTATCTCGTCTTCATCAGGCTCCAACCCTTCCTCACCCTGTTCCGCTCAAGACTCCATGGAGACCGGCTCTAGCTCCGCCTCTTCCTCTTCGTCGGATAGCGGCGATGACGAGGTTCCTCCTTCCAGGGTGTGTCACCAGGGCACATTCGCGTACCGCCGTGAGCAGCAACAGGCCATCAAAGAGGAACCGGAGGAGTCACCTTCGCCGGTCGCCGGGGAAACTGtgaaagacaggagagacagcCGCATGGAGGAACTGCAGGAGAGCTGGAACCGCTGCAACGAAGACGCCAGGGGTTACCAACCTAGTTGCAACAGCCATCAACACGTCACCAACGGTCCCTACCGGGAAGAGAGAGTTGTATACCAGCAGCAGCCTGCGCAGCTAAACAGCACCCCCAGTGGTAGAATGCCAGAAGACTCCTACAGCCTCCATCACAGGAGCCACAACACAATGCACAAAGTACAGACCGTCTCCAATGGTTACTGTGGACCATCATACAGCCTACAGGACCACAAGACAAACTTG GTCACTCCTAGTCTCTATGTGGACCCCAGCCAGCGCAGCCAGGAGATCTGGGAGGAGTTCTCCCTGAGTTTCATCCCGGCCGTGCGCGAGGTGGTGGGGTTTGCCAAGAGAATCCCGGGCTTCCGAGACCTCTCCGAGTACGACCAAGTCAGCATTCTCAAAAACGGAACGTTTGAA GTGCTTATGGTGCGCTTCGCTTCTCTGTTCGACATGGCCGAGCGCACTGTGACCTTCCTGACAGGGAAGTGTTACAGCTTGGAGCTGCTGCGCTCGCTGCGGGCCGGGGAGCTGCTCACCTCCATGTGTGACTTCAGCGAGAAGCTGGCCGCTCTGCAGCTGGACAAGGATGAGATGAGCCTCTTCATTGCCGTCGTCCTCGTCTCCGCCG ATCGTTCGGGGATCCAGGACTTGAAGTCAGTGGAGGCGCTGCAGGACACGCTGATCCGAGCGCTGCGGAGTCTGATCATGAAGAACCACGCCAACGAGACTACCACCTTCACCAAGCTGCTGCTGAAGCTGCCCGAGCTGCGCTCCCTCAACAACACACACTCTGAAGAACTGCTGGCCTTCAAAGTGCACTCGTAA